Proteins co-encoded in one Oreochromis aureus strain Israel breed Guangdong linkage group 3, ZZ_aureus, whole genome shotgun sequence genomic window:
- the LOC120439421 gene encoding tripartite motif-containing protein 16-like protein, with translation MAQKGVQLDQEAFSCSICLDLLKDPVTTACGHSYCMNCIKSHFDEEDRKRIHSCPQCRKTFIPRPVLEKNIMLANLVEQLKKTGLQAAPADHCYAGPKDVDEHKGHETVPAAAERTEKQKELEVRRLNIQQRIQERKKDVKLLQQEVEAINGSADKAVEDSEKMFTELILLIQKRSSDVKQQVRSQQETEVSRVKELQEKLEQEIAELKRKDGELEQLSHTEDHNQFLHNYPSLSALSESTHSSSINIRPLSYFEDVTAAVSETRDILQDILREEWTNISLTVTAEDVLLSQPEPKTRAEFFKYSHEITLDPNTANTHVLLSEGNRKAKFMKQQQSYFDHPDRFTGWRQVLSRESLTGRCYCEVEWRGGTVCVAVTYKNISRAGRGNECGFGYNDKSWALYCYTNSYKFLHNNVNTDLSGPRSSRVGVYLDHRAGILSFYSVSETMTLLHRVQTTFTQPLYAGLYIWGNGATAELIKVK, from the exons ATGGCACAGAAAGGAGTTCAGCTGGACCAAGAAGCCTTCTCGTGTTCcatctgtttggatctactgaaggatccggtgactacagcctgtggacacagctactgcatgaaCTGCATTAAATCCCACTTTGATGAAGAGGACAGGAAGagaatccacagctgccctcagtgtaGGAAGACTTTCATACCGAGGCCTGTCCTGGAGAAAAACATCATGTTAGCAAATttagtggagcagctgaagaagactggactccaagctgctccagctgatcactgctatgctggacctaaagatg tggatgaacataaaggccatgaaacagtcccagctgcagcagaaaggactgagaagcagaaggaactcgaggtgagacgactaaacatccagcagagaatccaggagcgaaagaaagatgtgaagctgcttcaacaggaggtggaggccatcaatggctctgctgataaagcagtggaggacagtgagaagatgttcactgagctgatccttctcatccagaaaagaagctctgatgtgaagcagcaggtcagatcccagcaggaaactgaagtgagtcgagtcaaagagcttcaggagaagctggagcaggagatcgctgagctgaagaggaaagacggcgagctggagcagctctcacacacagaggatcacaaccagtttctacacaactacccctcactgtcagcactcagtgagtctacacactcatccagcatcaatattcgtcctctgagctactttgaggatgtgacagcagctgtgtcagagaccagagatatactacaggacattctgagagaggaatggacaaacatctcactgacagtcactgcagaggatgttttactgtcacaaccagagccaaagaccagagctgaatTCTTTAAATATTCACatgaaatcacactggatccaaacacagcaaacacacatgtGTTATTATCTGAGGGGAACAGAAAAGCAAAATTTatgaaacaacaacagtcatattttgatcatccagacagatttactGGATGGCGTCAggtcctgagtagagagagtctgactggacgttgttattgtgaggtggagtggagaggggGCACTGTTTGTGTAGCAGTCACATACAAGAATATCAGCAGAGCAGGGAGGGGAAATGAATGTGGATTTGGATACAATGACAAATCTTGGGCATTATATTGTTACACAAACAGTTATAAATTTTTGCACAACAATGTTAACACTGACCTCTCAGGTCCTCGgtcctccagagtaggagtgtacctggatcacagagcaggtattctgtctttctacagcgtctctgaaaccatgactctcctccacagagtccagaccacattcactcagccgctctatgctggactttATATTTGGGGAAACGGAGCCACTGCAGAGTTGATTAAAGTCAAATAG